A single Paenibacillus sp. FSL R5-0517 DNA region contains:
- the lon gene encoding endopeptidase La gives MGPSKAKGRRFPLLPLRGLLVYPSMVLHLDVGREKSVKALEKAMVEEHLILLCSQAEVNIEEPTQEDIFRIGTVAKVRQMLKLPNGTIRVLVEGLERAEIIEYTDNEEYYEVLAKELPEEENTHPETDALMRTVLNQFENYINLSKKVTPETLAAVSDIEEPGRLADVITSHLSLKIKDKQEILETIDVRERLEKLLDILNNEREVLELERKISQRVKKQMEKTQKEYYLREQMKAIQKELGEKEGRAGEVEELRTQMEELGLPDKVKEKVEKEIDRLEKMPASSAEGGVIRNYVDWLLGLPWSQMTADDLDIQKAEDVLNADHYGLEKPKERVLEYLAVQKLVKKLKGPILCLVGPPGVGKTSLARSIARSLGREFVRISLGGVRDEAEIRGHRRTYVGAMPGRIIQGMKTAGSLNPVFLLDEIDKMASDFRGDPSAALLEVLDPEQNNTFSDHFVELPFDLSNVMFVTTANTVHNIPRPLLDRMEMLNIPGYTELEKLQIAKNYLLPKQKQDHGLEEGQLEIPDDALLRVIREYTRESGVRNLEQQMASLCRKAAKNIVSGVEGQINITSDEIKDYLGPGKFRYGMAELEDQIGTVTGLAWTEVGGDTLVIEVTVVPGTGKLTLTGKLGDVMKESAQAAFSYTRSKATQLGIAPDFHEKNDIHIHVPEGAIPKDGPSAGITMATALISALTNKHVSKDIAMTGEITLRGRVLPIGGLKEKSLAAHRAGYKKILLPKDNERDLRDIPDSIKEDVEFVPVAHMDQVLQHALVEQAGIHL, from the coding sequence ATGGGACCGAGCAAAGCGAAAGGTCGTCGTTTTCCTTTACTGCCTTTAAGAGGACTTCTCGTCTACCCGAGTATGGTACTGCATCTCGATGTGGGCCGGGAGAAATCGGTCAAGGCTTTAGAAAAAGCGATGGTAGAAGAACATCTGATTCTCCTATGTTCCCAAGCCGAAGTAAATATTGAAGAACCAACACAAGAAGACATTTTCAGAATCGGAACCGTGGCCAAGGTCAGACAGATGCTGAAGCTTCCGAATGGTACGATTCGTGTACTCGTGGAAGGCTTGGAACGGGCTGAAATTATTGAATATACGGACAACGAGGAATATTATGAAGTACTGGCAAAAGAGCTGCCTGAAGAGGAGAATACCCATCCGGAGACGGATGCCTTGATGCGTACCGTTCTGAACCAGTTCGAGAATTATATTAATCTGTCCAAAAAAGTGACGCCAGAGACACTTGCTGCGGTGTCTGACATTGAAGAACCAGGGCGTTTGGCCGATGTCATCACGAGTCACCTGTCCTTGAAGATCAAGGATAAACAGGAAATTCTGGAGACCATCGACGTTCGGGAACGTCTGGAGAAATTGCTGGATATCCTGAACAATGAGCGCGAAGTGCTGGAGCTTGAACGCAAGATCAGCCAACGTGTGAAGAAACAGATGGAGAAAACGCAGAAGGAATATTATTTGCGTGAGCAGATGAAAGCAATCCAGAAAGAACTGGGTGAAAAAGAAGGCCGAGCGGGTGAGGTTGAGGAACTTCGCACGCAGATGGAAGAACTCGGCTTGCCGGACAAGGTGAAAGAAAAGGTTGAGAAAGAAATTGATCGACTGGAGAAAATGCCTGCAAGCTCAGCCGAGGGCGGAGTCATACGCAACTATGTGGATTGGCTGCTTGGCCTTCCTTGGAGCCAGATGACAGCAGATGATCTGGATATCCAAAAAGCCGAGGATGTGCTCAATGCAGATCATTACGGATTGGAAAAGCCCAAAGAACGTGTGCTTGAATATCTGGCGGTCCAGAAGCTCGTCAAGAAGCTTAAAGGGCCAATTCTCTGCCTAGTTGGACCTCCAGGGGTCGGTAAAACATCACTTGCCCGTTCGATCGCGAGATCGCTGGGACGGGAGTTTGTCAGAATCTCTCTTGGCGGCGTGCGCGATGAAGCCGAGATTCGTGGACACCGACGCACCTATGTAGGAGCCATGCCTGGTCGTATCATTCAGGGAATGAAAACGGCGGGTTCACTTAATCCGGTATTCCTGCTCGACGAGATTGATAAGATGGCTTCAGATTTCCGCGGAGACCCTTCTGCAGCGTTACTTGAAGTCCTTGATCCGGAACAGAATAATACGTTTAGTGATCACTTTGTAGAATTGCCGTTTGACTTATCCAACGTTATGTTTGTAACAACTGCCAATACGGTACACAATATTCCGCGTCCATTGCTGGATCGGATGGAAATGCTCAACATCCCTGGTTACACGGAGCTGGAGAAGCTGCAAATTGCGAAAAACTATTTGTTGCCCAAACAGAAGCAGGACCATGGTCTGGAAGAAGGGCAACTGGAAATCCCGGATGACGCGTTGTTGCGTGTAATTCGTGAATATACACGGGAGTCAGGTGTACGTAATCTGGAACAGCAGATGGCTTCGTTGTGCCGGAAAGCTGCCAAGAATATCGTGTCTGGTGTGGAAGGTCAGATTAACATCACATCAGATGAGATCAAAGACTATCTTGGACCTGGCAAGTTCCGTTATGGCATGGCCGAACTGGAAGATCAGATTGGTACCGTAACGGGTCTGGCGTGGACTGAAGTTGGCGGAGATACCCTTGTCATTGAGGTGACTGTTGTGCCTGGAACGGGTAAATTGACTCTTACAGGTAAACTGGGGGATGTCATGAAGGAATCGGCACAAGCCGCATTCAGTTACACACGTTCCAAAGCTACGCAGCTTGGGATCGCGCCTGATTTCCATGAGAAGAACGATATTCATATCCACGTTCCGGAAGGAGCGATTCCGAAGGATGGTCCATCTGCCGGGATTACGATGGCAACAGCGTTAATCTCAGCTCTGACGAACAAACATGTATCCAAGGATATCGCCATGACTGGTGAAATAACATTGCGTGGACGTGTGTTGCCAATTGGTGGTTTGAAAGAGAAATCACTGGCAGCCCATCGTGCAGGTTATAAAAAAATATTATTGCCTAAGGATAACGAACGGGATCTGCGTGACATTCCAGACAGCATCAAGGAAGATGTGGAGTTTGTCCCGGTCGCCCATATGGATCAGGTATTGCAGCATGCGCTTGTTGAGCAGGCAGGAATCCACCTGTAA
- a CDS encoding non-ribosomal peptide synthetase module, giving the protein MAQRLATEYVKATMKLSEPQMHQFLRMTEDGRLHHRVKVLDNGCQEVVLGDVSGEEVHFPFDRIEGFYICELSCRLVNLHLTNVVRKLFMTFKGDGVVHRIYKGFTMTYVYAQGTVRKIVEKTGENTRVIYEYKNTLLELQHLFLARDVEREINRVYAEIDSLLDTRKDATADQLHQIDETLVRYQKRLFELEAY; this is encoded by the coding sequence ATGGCTCAGCGGTTAGCCACAGAGTATGTTAAGGCCACTATGAAATTGTCAGAACCCCAGATGCATCAGTTTTTGCGCATGACGGAAGACGGCCGACTCCATCATCGGGTTAAGGTGTTGGACAATGGATGTCAGGAGGTTGTGTTGGGGGATGTAAGTGGAGAAGAGGTTCATTTCCCTTTTGATCGCATAGAAGGATTTTATATCTGTGAGTTATCTTGCCGCCTGGTGAATCTGCATCTGACCAATGTTGTCCGGAAGCTCTTTATGACTTTTAAGGGTGACGGGGTCGTTCATCGAATCTATAAAGGGTTCACCATGACGTATGTTTATGCTCAAGGCACTGTCCGTAAAATTGTGGAGAAAACCGGGGAGAATACCCGAGTGATCTATGAATACAAAAATACGTTGCTCGAATTGCAACATCTGTTCCTGGCCAGAGATGTAGAACGCGAAATCAACCGTGTGTATGCCGAGATTGATTCACTGCTGGACACTAGAAAAGATGCGACTGCTGATCAGCTTCATCAGATTGATGAGACTCTTGTTCGTTATCAAAAACGGTTGTTTGAGCTTGAAGCTTATTAA
- the yihA gene encoding ribosome biogenesis GTP-binding protein YihA/YsxC, whose amino-acid sequence MKVNQSEFIISAVRPEQYPEDGLPEIALAGRSNVGKSSLINRLINRKNLARTSATPGKTQQLNYYKINQDLYFVDFPGYGYAKVSKEQRFAWGKMMEKYLLGREELKLVMQMVDMRHEPSKEDKMMNEWLRHNGLPLVVVATKMDKIPKTRRAKHIKVIKESLGLRSGDLFVPFSSEEGLGKEELWDIITRHARIDKYAPVLDAEGTAEEEENNEING is encoded by the coding sequence ATGAAAGTAAATCAATCTGAATTTATTATCAGTGCCGTTCGGCCTGAACAATACCCAGAGGACGGTCTGCCAGAGATTGCGTTGGCGGGTCGATCCAATGTGGGGAAATCTTCCCTGATCAACCGTTTGATCAATCGTAAAAATCTGGCTCGGACGAGTGCGACACCAGGTAAAACACAGCAGCTGAACTATTATAAAATTAATCAGGATCTCTACTTCGTCGATTTCCCGGGATATGGTTACGCCAAGGTTTCCAAAGAGCAGCGCTTTGCCTGGGGTAAAATGATGGAGAAATACCTGCTCGGACGCGAGGAATTGAAACTGGTTATGCAGATGGTGGATATGAGACATGAGCCATCCAAGGAAGATAAGATGATGAATGAATGGCTTCGTCACAATGGATTGCCTTTGGTTGTCGTAGCAACCAAGATGGACAAGATTCCCAAAACACGTAGAGCCAAACATATCAAAGTTATTAAGGAATCACTGGGTCTTCGTTCAGGGGATTTGTTTGTGCCGTTTTCATCCGAAGAGGGATTGGGGAAAGAGGAGTTATGGGACATCATTACCCGCCATGCCCGCATAGATAAGTATGCACCAGTTCTGGATGCAGAGGGTACTGCTGAAGAGGAAGAAAACAACGAAATTAACGGATAA